Sequence from the Papaver somniferum cultivar HN1 unplaced genomic scaffold, ASM357369v1 unplaced-scaffold_96, whole genome shotgun sequence genome:
CATAAGCCACAAAATCATATGCATACCAAAATCCTAGAATGCTAGTTTAAACCCTTCCACAAATCATTTTCTCTAACTAAAGGAAGGTGATGGATAATAATTCCATTTGCCATATATTTTTGGCTAGTGTTACTAACCTTGCAATGTCCATGCTTCGCAATGCAATTACATTGTTCAGAACCTTCTAATTACCATAACGTAATAGGCAGAATTATTCACAACCTAATTATTTATACTTAAAAGAATTCTTCAGACATGTAATAAATTTAAGAGACTTACCATATCCATGGAAGCAGGGAATATTGCAATGCCCAATTCCAAATCATCATTCTCAAACTTGTCAGAAGCAGCAAGACAATCTTTCACTATATCAAGTGCCACAATCGCAGATCCATAAATATAATCACCCAATTTCTGCCCGTCCTGTAAAAGTTTAATCATTGCCTCGATTCCTCCAGCATTGACAAAATGCACTTTGTTGTCCGGATATTCTAATAGAAAaaataaacaaccaaacaaaGTCAAAGGcaggtcttcttcttcttcttttcttttttgtttttctgttttttcttcttcaggaCTCATAATAAGAGATGAAAGAGCATCTACAACAGCAGGTAGGGTGTCCGTTCCCAATAGAAGTCTATTTTCCGTATAATTCATCAAAAGAGTATGTAAAAAACCCACAGCACACACTTTTGCATCCCATTTGGTACCTCTTATTGCTGCTGATACCCAAATAATCAGTTCCCTGGAACTGCTCGCGGTTTTTGCTACAGCTGCTCTTCCTTGAAAAATCATCTGCGCAATAGTTTGTACTGCTCGTAAATCATCGTCTTCAGAAATCTTACCAAGAGTAGAAACAAATACTTCCAAGGCTTCCATTTCAACTAGAGATTTAACCAATTTGCCAACTTGTATCTCTTGACTAGGAACTTGAAATGCCACATGAGTTAGCTCTTCGAAAGTAATAAGAATACAACTAGCTAAACGCTTCCCGCATTTATCATATTTCAATAAATCAATCATCAATGGAACAGCCTTCTTAAGATCTAAAACCTGACGAAAAAATTGACGAACATTACTATAAACTATTTTGAGATTTCTAAAACCTCTGATTACCTCAATAAGTTTCTTTTCACAATCAGCGAATTCACCCTCCTCCTTATTATGAGCTGCTGCTTCGCTGTAAGCAGCGTATAGTTGTATGAAGGATGCCTCAAGTTCATCTGGTGTTTTAGCGATAGCAGGACATCTGATTTTGCGGGGTTTCCTCTCTCTAGATCGATCATCTGATTTAACCCCAGGCATAAGGAGAGATGATGAATCGCCACCGCCGGACGTTGACTTACCCATCTTTAGTGCACAATCTGAGACCGTAACCCTAGAATTATACATCTAGATCAAACGGAGAGAAGGAGGCtgaacttttttttgttttgtttttctgaaGGAGGCTGAACTGTTTCTAGGGTTTCTTAAGAAACGATACTACTCTTATATAGGCATGGCGAGTGGTTTAGATAGTATCTCGTTTGCCTCATAATCCAACGATCCACAAGTTATCCCCAGAACAAAAGCTAAATAAACATGATTTGTACGGGGATACCGGTCTTACTAAGGACTGATACTACTTCATCGATCCAACGGTTAGGATTGGTATACGGGTATCAATCCCTAATAGAATTGGTATCCTCTttataaatcatgaaaataaAACTATTAGattatctttctttattttaaagataaaaacaaaaataaaatcgcTAGTATAAGGACCCT
This genomic interval carries:
- the LOC113346165 gene encoding uncharacterized protein LOC113346165 isoform X1, translated to MYNSRVTVSDCALKMGKSTSGGGDSSSLLMPGVKSDDRSRERKPRKIRCPAIAKTPDELEASFIQLYAAYSEAAAHNKEEGEFADCEKKLIEVIRGFRNLKIVYSNVRQFFRQVLDLKKAVPLMIDLLKYDKCGKRLASCILITFEELTHVAFQVPSQEIQVGKLVKSLVEMEALEVFVSTLGKISEDDDLRAVQTIAQMIFQGRAAVAKTASSSRELIIWVSAAIREYPDNKVHFVNAGGIEAMIKLLQDGQKLGDYIYGSAIVALDIVKDCLAASDKFENDDLELGIAIFPASMDMVSLLNLLHV
- the LOC113346165 gene encoding uncharacterized protein LOC113346165 isoform X2, giving the protein MYNSRVTVSDCALKMGKSTSGGGDSSSLLMPGVKSDDRSRERKPRKIRCPAIAKTPDELEASFIQLYAAYSEAAAHNKEEGEFADCEKKLIEMIFQGRAAVAKTASSSRELIIWVSAAIRGTKWDAKVCAVGFLHTLLMNYTENRLLLGTDTLPAVVDALSSLIMSPEEEKTEKQKRKEEEEDLPLTLFGCLFFLLEYPDNKVHFVNAGGIEAMIKLLQDGQKLGDYIYGSAIVALDIVKDCLAASDKFENDDLELGIAIFPASMDMVSLLNLLHV
- the LOC113346165 gene encoding uncharacterized protein LOC113346165 isoform X3, with amino-acid sequence MYNSRVTVSDCALKMGKSTSGGGDSSSLLMPGVKSDDRSRERKPRKIRCPAIAKTPDELEASFIQLYAAYSEAAAHNKEEGEFADCEKKLIEMIFQGRAAVAKTASSSRELIIWVSAAIREYPDNKVHFVNAGGIEAMIKLLQDGQKLGDYIYGSAIVALDIVKDCLAASDKFENDDLELGIAIFPASMDMVSLLNLLHV